The following proteins are co-located in the Dromiciops gliroides isolate mDroGli1 chromosome 2, mDroGli1.pri, whole genome shotgun sequence genome:
- the PPP1R14D gene encoding protein phosphatase 1 regulatory subunit 14D isoform X2 has translation MLSSSPSPCGSVPNGDPENNSKQVQWASVIERMPSEEGHSKPQLDSSKAPVPKARRPSRLTVKYDRGQLQTWLEMEQWVDSQLQELYQEQLSSVPEFALEDFIELSTEEQKTKLQPFISELLSRLKKLRRLSRPQK, from the exons ATGCTCTCCTCAAGCCCTTCTCCCTGTGGTTCAGTGCCCAATGGGGACCCGGAGAATAACAGTAAACAGGTTCAATGGGCTTCTGTCATTGAGAGGATGCCGTCGGAGGAAGGGCACTCAAAGCCCCAGCTGGATTCTTCCAAAGCTCCAGTTCCAAAGGCCCGAAGACCAAGCCGTTTGACAGTGAAGTATGACCGGGGGCAGCTACAGACGTGGCTAGAGATGGAGCAGTGGGTGGATTCCCAGCTGCAGGAGCTGTACCAG GAACAATTGTCCTCTGTGCCTGAGTTTGCCCTAGAAGACTTCATTGAACTCTCTACAGAAGAACAGAAAACCAAATTGCAG CCTTTTATCTCTGAGCTGCTCAGTCGCCTCAAGAAACTCCGAAGGCTCAGCCGGCCTCAGAAGTAA
- the PPP1R14D gene encoding protein phosphatase 1 regulatory subunit 14D isoform X1: MLSSSPSPCGSVPNGDPENNSKQVQWASVIERMPSEEGHSKPQLDSSKAPVPKARRPSRLTVKYDRGQLQTWLEMEQWVDSQLQELYQEQLSSVPEFALEDFIELSTEEQKTKLQALLQECVSPTEPFISELLSRLKKLRRLSRPQK; encoded by the exons ATGCTCTCCTCAAGCCCTTCTCCCTGTGGTTCAGTGCCCAATGGGGACCCGGAGAATAACAGTAAACAGGTTCAATGGGCTTCTGTCATTGAGAGGATGCCGTCGGAGGAAGGGCACTCAAAGCCCCAGCTGGATTCTTCCAAAGCTCCAGTTCCAAAGGCCCGAAGACCAAGCCGTTTGACAGTGAAGTATGACCGGGGGCAGCTACAGACGTGGCTAGAGATGGAGCAGTGGGTGGATTCCCAGCTGCAGGAGCTGTACCAG GAACAATTGTCCTCTGTGCCTGAGTTTGCCCTAGAAGACTTCATTGAACTCTCTACAGAAGAACAGAAAACCAAATTGCAG GCATTGCTCCAAGAGTGTGTCAGTCCTACAGAG CCTTTTATCTCTGAGCTGCTCAGTCGCCTCAAGAAACTCCGAAGGCTCAGCCGGCCTCAGAAGTAA